The window CGCGAGATGGTTTCGACATCCATCGGATTCGACCGTTCTCGAAACCGAGAGTTGCATGCGGATTCGATCGTTGTCAAACTCGACTCATGTCGAAACCGGCCACCACCATCTCCGCCACCCCCGACCCGGGCACCGAGGCGCCGTGCTGCCCCCCACTGGCGCAGCAGCGCATCGACTCGTCCACGGCCGTGAACCTGTCGGCGGCATTCAAGGCCCTCGGTGATCCGGTCCGGCTCCAGCTGATGTCGATGATCGCGTCGGCGCCGGACGGGGAGATCTGCGTCTGCGACCTCACCCCCGCCTTCGAGGTGTCCGG of the Actinoplanes sichuanensis genome contains:
- a CDS encoding ArsR/SmtB family transcription factor, whose translation is MSKPATTISATPDPGTEAPCCPPLAQQRIDSSTAVNLSAAFKALGDPVRLQLMSMIASAPDGEICVCDLTPAFEVSGSTISHHLKTLREAGLVDAERRASWVYYRPRPALMRQLATLLTPTD